In Ignavibacteria bacterium, the sequence AAAATAAAAGCTGTTCAGGGTACTGAGCTTAAAATACTGAGAGTAATATAAACTTTTGTTAAACAAACTTATAAGCCTCGGAATATTTCCTGCGGATTCACCTGTTATAGAATGGTAAAATCCGTTTGAAGGGTTAAAAAGATTATTTGTGCTGTTATGAATAACAGTTAAACCTAAAATACTGTTAACTACATATAACCTTTCTTCATTTTTCAGTCCAGTATTGGTATCAAGTACGTTCAGCTTTAATTGTAAATAGTCAAAAGTAACATCGCTGTATGCATTTTTGTAAAAGGTATGATCTGATATAAAATATGTTAATCTCAACAGATTTTGGGAAACTATTGCCTGTATATCTTCATTCAGATTCAGAAATGCTATTTCAGGCGTAAGTGTTGCGGTAATATTATTATTGAATAAAAACGGCTGAAAAAGGTTGAAGCTCAAAGTAATGCCATTAATATATTTTGAGTTATACAGTCCTTCTGTAGTTACACTGAATGTTCTGCCGCCTCCAAAAAAATCTTTATCTTTGTATTCAAGGTTTGCCCCGAGAAACAGCCTGTTAGACTGATAAGAAGTATAAATACCGGGCGTCAGCTCATATTTATTATTGAGTTCTATATTTACCTCAGTATTTACAATTTTTGTTTCAGTATTTACTGAATCCGGAATTACTCTACCAAGTGAAATAATTGCAAGTTTTGTGAAATTTTTTTCACTTTCGATCATTTTGCTTCTGCTGAAAATTTCACCTTCTTTAAAAGCAAGCTCCCTTGAAACGACAGTTTGGCTAATATTGTAATTATTTTTTTCTATTTTAAATTTTATTCTGCCAAACCTGTAAACATCCTGTGTACCGATAAATCTCATTCTGACTATTACTTTATCATTATATTCAGGGTCTTTCTGCATTTCTTCCGAAAATTTACCGATAATAATTCCTCTCCGGGAAGAATCAATTTTACTTCTTACGGTATCTATCTGCGCGAAGAAATATCCGTTATCCTGAAGGATTCCGAGTATGCGGTCTTTTTCTCTGTTTATATTGTTTTTTATATAAGGCGTACCCGGTTCAACAAGCCTGTTGGCATTGATCTCGTTCCTGATATTATCGGGTATTTTATCAAGTCCCTGCAGTCTGAATTCTTTTATAAGATACCTTGGATTTTCGATAATAATAAATGTAATATCCATTTCATTATCATCTTTATCAAGCTTTGTGACGGTATCTATAGCAGCATCAAAAAAGCCGTTATCAAAATAAAACTTATTCAGCCGCTGAATATCTTCTTCCAGGTTAATACGGTTAAAATATTTTTCTCTGGGCAGGAGCATAATATCCAGCAGGGCAGCTTCTGAAAATGATTCGGTTTTTTTGA encodes:
- a CDS encoding BamA/TamA family outer membrane protein, whose translation is MKNFTANILFTAIFILLMIAGDLSAQSKKTETGDIDFKFKKTESFSEAALLDIMLLPREKYFNRINLEEDIQRLNKFYFDNGFFDAAIDTVTKLDKDDNEMDITFIIIENPRYLIKEFRLQGLDKIPDNIRNEINANRLVEPGTPYIKNNINREKDRILGILQDNGYFFAQIDTVRSKIDSSRRGIIIGKFSEEMQKDPEYNDKVIVRMRFIGTQDVYRFGRIKFKIEKNNYNISQTVVSRELAFKEGEIFSRSKMIESEKNFTKLAIISLGRVIPDSVNTETKIVNTEVNIELNNKYELTPGIYTSYQSNRLFLGANLEYKDKDFFGGGRTFSVTTEGLYNSKYINGITLSFNLFQPFLFNNNITATLTPEIAFLNLNEDIQAIVSQNLLRLTYFISDHTFYKNAYSDVTFDYLQLKLNVLDTNTGLKNEERLYVVNSILGLTVIHNSTNNLFNPSNGFYHSITGESAGNIPRLISLFNKSLYYSQYFKLSTLNSFYFDISGGRAATIIATNFELGDIIEYGSGENIEPVTLPYKFFMGGGNSLRGWRAQTGGILADPEQGGKFILEGSLELRRKPFPDRSFLAPVWGVLFLDYGNVWESDGKFKFNQIALAAGLGIRYDTFVGPVRIDLGFKLYDPQAGEGNKWLWQQPSNIFKNKFAVHFGLGNAF